Genomic segment of Truepera radiovictrix DSM 17093:
CGAGCCCCCCCTTCTCCCCGTAGACCCGCAACCGGAGCCCGTTCTCCTCCCCCGCCGAGATCTGCGAGGCGATCAACACCCCCTTGGCCCCCCCCTCGAAGCGCAGCAGGAGGTTGCCGTCGTCGTCTAGGCGCCGGCCGGGGACGAAGGTCGTGAGGTCGGCGCAGATATGGGTGAGTTCAAGCCCCGTGACGTAGTGCACGAGCTGCTCGGCGTGCGAACCGATGTCGCCGATCGCGCCCGCGACCCCGCTCCGAGCCGGGTCGGTGCGCCAGTCGGCCTGTTTGTTAGAAACCTCCGACGCGAGCCAACCCTGGTTGTACTCGACGATCACCTTGCGCACCGCCCCGAGCGCTCCAGACTGCACGAGGTGCCGCGCCTCTTTGACCATCGGGTAGCCCGAGTAGTTGTAGGTCACGGCGAAGACGACGCCGGTTCGCTCGACGACCTCGATGAGCCGATCTGCCTGCTCGCTCGTGTGCACCAACGGCTTGTCGCAGACCACGTGAAAGCCCGCTTCGGCAAAAGCGTGCGCGACCGGGAAGTGCATGTGGTTGGGGGTGACGATGGTGACGAAGTCGATGCGCTCGTCTTCGGGGAGCGCGAGCTCGCCCTCTAACATCGCCTCCCAGCTGCCGTAGGCGCGGCGCTCGGTGAGGCCCAGCTCGAGCCCCGAGGCCTTGGCTTTTTCCGGCGTCGAGGAGAGCGCGCCGGCGACGAAGTCGATCTGCCCGTCTAGAGCGGCCGCCATCCGGTGCACCGCCCCGATAAAGGCGTCCTTGCCGCCGCCGACCATCCCCATCTTGAGTTTTTTCACAACACGTCCTCCGTCTCTTGCGCGTCGCGCAGCTCAGCGTTGAAGCGGGTCGCGAGGACGCACCCGCTGCCCGGCAGCGCCTCCCACCCCCGGGGTGCGCGACGACGATCCTCCCAGTAAGGCGCGCGCACCCGTCTTACGCGTCGCGCCCGAAAGCCGCGTCGAAGGCGCCCGCCGCCGGGGCGAAGTCGAGCTTTTTCACAAACGCCGCCGACTCGGTCGCGCCGTGGACGCGGTCCATACGCGAGTCCTCCCACTCGACGCTCAAGGGGCCCGCGTAGCCCACGTCGTTAAGCGCCACGATCACGCCCTCGAAGTCGATGTCGCCGCGCCCGACGCTGCGAAAGTCCCAGTAGCGGCGCCGGTCGCCGAAGTCGGTGTGGCCGCCGAAGACGCCCACCTCACCGGTGCCGCGACCCCACCAGGCGTCTTTCATGTGGGCGTGAAAGATGCGCTCGCCGAAGGCGTAGATAAACCTGACGTAGTCTACCCCCTGGTAGCCCAGATGCGAGGGGTCGTAGTTGAAGCCGAAGCGCGGGTGCCGTCCGACCGCCTCCAAAGCCCGCTCGGCCGAGGCGAGGTCGAAGGCGATCTCGGTGGGGTGAACCTCGAGCCCGAAATTCACCCCGACCTCGTCGAAGACGTCCAAGATAGGGCCC
This window contains:
- a CDS encoding Gfo/Idh/MocA family protein, coding for MKKLKMGMVGGGKDAFIGAVHRMAAALDGQIDFVAGALSSTPEKAKASGLELGLTERRAYGSWEAMLEGELALPEDERIDFVTIVTPNHMHFPVAHAFAEAGFHVVCDKPLVHTSEQADRLIEVVERTGVVFAVTYNYSGYPMVKEARHLVQSGALGAVRKVIVEYNQGWLASEVSNKQADWRTDPARSGVAGAIGDIGSHAEQLVHYVTGLELTHICADLTTFVPGRRLDDDGNLLLRFEGGAKGVLIASQISAGEENGLRLRVYGEKGGLEWHQETPMALFVKPNGEPMQVRRPGNPYLSEGAQRAARLPAGHPEAFVEAFANVYRGAAAAMRARQTGQAPANGALDFPTVYDGARGVHFIEKTVESARSDAKWTPARWTKP
- a CDS encoding sugar phosphate isomerase/epimerase family protein, with translation MPRPVTLFTGQWADLPLAELAPLAARMGYDGLELACWGDHFDVQRALEDEAYCQGRHDLLAEHGLTCYAISNHLVGQAVCDPIDERHRAIVPPHVWGDGDPEGVRRRAAEEMKATARAAAKLGVGVVNGFTGSPIWGALYAFPPTTQAYWQRGFDDFAERWGPILDVFDEVGVNFGLEVHPTEIAFDLASAERALEAVGRHPRFGFNYDPSHLGYQGVDYVRFIYAFGERIFHAHMKDAWWGRGTGEVGVFGGHTDFGDRRRYWDFRSVGRGDIDFEGVIVALNDVGYAGPLSVEWEDSRMDRVHGATESAAFVKKLDFAPAAGAFDAAFGRDA